In Legionella spiritensis, the following proteins share a genomic window:
- a CDS encoding FAD-dependent monooxygenase, with translation MNRILISGAGMAGLCLARQLKKHDIAYTIIDKKPASESSGTGIALPANAVRALRYMGLSDAADTMHQVRRIIYSHPNGRVISEASLLNAPLNRDKFVALERTALLATLQQGIEKDIHFNVVITGIQQTDTGVNVTCSNPALNGHYQAVIGADGVFSTVRELGFGQPGLIDLGVTNWRWICEFPTQNLQPTYMLGLNNIFMAYPIGPNRIYCYTHQTDIENRYYNYYEAQQNLRRLFASYQGVARPILECLPDNEHIYTGRLRSVPFPIFNQGHMALIGDAGNACSPMLQQGAALAFEDAIVLSELLAHFPIRKALEHYRSLRQQRVTWVVKTSDNSIKAFIKMNSRWSMIMRNMMIKRKGPLNVQGWKYLLSQCPLDQVTDFIQTSTEKNE, from the coding sequence ATGAATCGTATTTTAATTTCCGGTGCCGGCATGGCCGGGCTTTGTCTCGCCAGGCAACTTAAAAAACACGATATTGCCTATACGATAATTGACAAAAAACCCGCTTCGGAAAGTTCCGGCACAGGGATTGCGTTACCGGCCAATGCCGTTCGTGCCTTGCGGTACATGGGGTTATCCGATGCGGCAGATACTATGCATCAGGTTCGCCGCATTATTTACTCACATCCGAACGGACGCGTCATCAGCGAAGCGTCCTTGTTAAACGCACCATTGAATCGCGACAAATTTGTCGCCCTCGAACGCACCGCCTTGTTAGCCACGCTACAACAGGGTATCGAGAAGGATATACATTTTAATGTTGTTATCACTGGCATCCAGCAAACGGATACCGGAGTTAATGTGACCTGTTCAAATCCCGCGTTGAATGGCCATTACCAGGCTGTGATAGGCGCGGATGGTGTTTTTTCAACCGTACGCGAATTAGGTTTCGGACAACCAGGCTTAATCGACCTGGGAGTAACCAACTGGCGCTGGATTTGTGAATTTCCGACCCAAAACCTGCAACCCACCTACATGCTTGGATTAAATAATATCTTCATGGCCTACCCGATAGGACCAAACCGCATCTACTGCTACACCCACCAGACCGATATAGAAAACCGATATTACAATTATTATGAAGCGCAACAAAATTTGCGCAGGCTTTTCGCGTCTTATCAGGGCGTGGCCAGACCAATTCTGGAATGTTTACCTGATAATGAGCATATTTATACCGGGCGTCTGCGCTCCGTACCCTTCCCGATATTTAACCAGGGGCATATGGCCTTGATTGGTGACGCCGGGAACGCCTGCTCCCCGATGCTGCAGCAAGGAGCGGCCCTGGCCTTTGAAGACGCGATTGTTTTATCGGAATTACTGGCTCATTTCCCGATACGAAAGGCCCTTGAACATTACCGTTCCCTGCGTCAACAGCGAGTCACCTGGGTCGTAAAAACGTCCGATAATTCCATTAAAGCGTTTATTAAAATGAATTCCCGATGGTCAATGATAATGAGAAACATGATGATCAAGCGCAAAGGACCACTCAATGTCCAGGGATGGAAATATTTGTTATCGCAATGTCCATTGGATCAGGTAACCGATTTTATTCAAACCAGCACAGAAAAAAACGAATAA
- a CDS encoding PP2C family serine/threonine-protein phosphatase, with product MFDSEKSNRTPERQSILITHPAHKDEGDYRASYPVDDENSAGVCEIKGWRETQEDVLIVETDNLITSFAGLSKEQQTEALLATFAEMQTHHGQYPMQGSTACVATAWLDEEKCINVVTAGLGDSTAFLIVLDARGELDYSDRLNRLHKATDRAETDYIIRAGGSVSRYRLGGILAISRAIGDTALPGINHTPEIYFRKRKLPDDGVAFLVVACDGLEEGLSRQDIFNYIQENHDVPVEHLAERLAQKAYEAGSRDNISVAVVPVSIKPVSVAVFDGHGGADVSKALGDRFYPVFKKEITLKVKRQDAGIVGQVDEKKNFEMTSFENHYTLFSQSASQSTFLWLIPRSVSNIYDPVYFLNSNNFQCSLQHPQGIYATLNEYEQNENGPVEKNPGFLVEISLPKKRVESCLYDPDTMEILYRNITKIHPDNCAKLLLKQADGEEPESVPIARVNGHFVDETRQNHSDHVCFII from the coding sequence ATGTTTGATTCTGAGAAGAGTAACAGGACACCGGAGAGGCAATCCATCCTGATTACGCACCCTGCCCATAAGGATGAGGGCGATTATCGTGCCAGCTATCCTGTCGATGATGAAAATTCTGCAGGTGTGTGTGAAATAAAAGGGTGGCGTGAGACGCAGGAAGATGTTTTGATCGTTGAGACGGATAATCTCATCACCTCATTTGCCGGGCTTTCTAAGGAGCAGCAAACAGAGGCGCTTCTTGCCACCTTTGCTGAAATGCAGACACATCACGGGCAATATCCCATGCAAGGATCGACTGCCTGTGTCGCCACGGCCTGGCTGGATGAGGAAAAATGCATCAATGTCGTTACGGCAGGACTTGGAGACAGCACTGCTTTTTTAATCGTCCTCGATGCCCGGGGAGAGCTGGACTATAGTGACCGGTTAAATCGTTTGCATAAGGCGACTGACAGGGCGGAAACAGATTACATCATACGGGCAGGGGGATCGGTGTCCCGTTATCGATTAGGAGGGATTCTGGCAATCAGCCGTGCTATTGGCGATACCGCCTTGCCCGGCATTAATCATACGCCTGAAATCTACTTCCGGAAGAGAAAATTGCCGGATGATGGTGTGGCGTTTCTTGTTGTTGCCTGTGATGGGCTGGAAGAAGGGCTGAGCAGGCAGGACATTTTTAATTATATTCAGGAAAATCATGACGTCCCTGTTGAGCACCTTGCTGAGCGGCTGGCTCAAAAAGCGTACGAAGCCGGATCACGAGACAATATTTCCGTAGCGGTGGTGCCTGTTTCAATAAAGCCGGTATCGGTGGCTGTTTTTGACGGGCATGGGGGGGCTGACGTTTCAAAAGCACTTGGTGACCGTTTTTATCCAGTTTTCAAAAAAGAAATTACCCTGAAAGTGAAGCGGCAGGACGCAGGTATTGTCGGACAGGTCGATGAAAAAAAAAATTTCGAAATGACGAGTTTTGAAAATCACTATACGTTATTTTCCCAATCAGCGAGTCAGAGTACTTTCTTATGGTTAATTCCCCGCTCCGTAAGTAATATTTATGACCCCGTTTATTTTCTGAATTCCAATAATTTTCAATGCAGTTTGCAACATCCGCAAGGCATCTACGCTACTCTCAACGAATATGAACAGAATGAAAATGGCCCTGTCGAAAAAAATCCTGGATTTTTAGTGGAAATCAGTTTGCCGAAGAAAAGGGTTGAGTCGTGTCTGTACGATCCTGATACCATGGAGATCTTATACAGGAATATCACAAAAATTCATCCGGACAACTGCGCGAAATTATTATTAAAACAAGCTGACGGCGAAGAACCCGAGTCTGTTCCAATTGCGAGAGTTAACGGTCATTTTGTTGATGAAACAAGACAGAATCACTCTGATCATGTTTGTTTTATTATCTAG
- a CDS encoding cellulase family glycosylhydrolase gives MIMNYIPVAFSLLPALTFAATMSNHITGVGPNGNIKPYICIQNQAGTVALPLAPGDSGDANKASGNAYYAGAALRFNGCDMNNPYLGYVGFNISSTGNNAINKYTPPEGIHISYENPAINSKGKVTGAIEYTPIAVNPDFKTASPARYWQFAGINLSGLEFGKVIDPVVIPNLSQKDSETPYSDLDATQSFINAGMNTVRVPVSWGYLQLDGAGKGSLNLAYYNSYIRPLLQTLTQAKTHTIIDLHAYMRYSRFGEQYSGCGPDGGTCPDGTLILDENTYQAVWGQLADVIQKDQSINKDYILFDLVNEPVEVPDDKVFTIQASLIKMLRRQGFDGYILVEGNSWTGLHSWTTHEWTGKDGQMYSNARLFTRDNFNKAGITDLNRILINVHQYLDSDYSGTHDDCLQDLSTTGPDGFNLQAFVNYLADNQLQAIVTEFGSGKNATSCSAPLQQFMQYLQDNSSKGKNFGFAGWTIWSTGHGWGGYNLRVTPDSYHMNVLGNYL, from the coding sequence ATGATTATGAATTATATCCCTGTCGCGTTTTCTTTATTACCTGCGTTAACGTTCGCAGCCACCATGAGCAATCATATCACCGGGGTAGGTCCGAATGGCAATATAAAACCTTATATTTGCATTCAAAATCAAGCCGGAACCGTTGCCTTACCGCTCGCTCCGGGCGACTCCGGGGACGCCAACAAAGCATCCGGAAACGCTTATTACGCAGGGGCCGCTCTTCGTTTTAACGGTTGTGACATGAATAATCCCTACCTGGGCTATGTCGGATTCAACATCAGCAGCACAGGCAATAACGCCATCAATAAATATACGCCGCCCGAAGGCATTCATATTAGCTATGAAAACCCCGCCATCAATAGCAAAGGCAAAGTCACTGGCGCCATTGAATACACGCCCATTGCAGTTAACCCGGATTTCAAAACCGCGTCTCCTGCCAGATACTGGCAGTTTGCCGGCATTAATCTGTCGGGCCTGGAATTTGGCAAAGTCATTGATCCGGTCGTCATACCCAATCTGTCTCAAAAAGACAGTGAAACGCCTTACTCCGATCTGGACGCCACCCAATCCTTTATCAACGCAGGCATGAATACGGTTCGTGTGCCGGTGAGCTGGGGATATCTGCAATTGGACGGGGCGGGAAAAGGGTCTCTTAATCTTGCCTATTACAACAGTTATATTCGTCCCTTGCTGCAAACTTTAACCCAGGCTAAAACGCATACCATTATTGATTTGCATGCCTATATGCGCTATTCCCGCTTCGGCGAGCAATACTCCGGCTGCGGACCAGATGGCGGCACCTGTCCGGACGGCACGTTAATTCTTGATGAAAACACCTATCAGGCTGTCTGGGGACAGCTTGCCGATGTCATTCAAAAAGACCAGTCCATTAATAAAGATTATATCCTCTTTGATCTGGTTAATGAGCCGGTCGAAGTGCCGGATGATAAGGTATTTACCATTCAGGCTTCTCTGATAAAAATGCTGCGCCGGCAAGGATTTGACGGTTATATTCTGGTGGAAGGCAACAGTTGGACCGGGCTGCATTCCTGGACAACCCATGAATGGACAGGCAAAGACGGACAAATGTATAGCAACGCCCGTTTGTTCACCCGCGATAATTTCAACAAGGCCGGTATTACCGATTTAAACAGGATTCTTATCAACGTGCACCAATATCTCGATTCGGATTATAGCGGCACTCACGACGATTGCTTGCAGGATTTATCAACCACAGGCCCTGACGGATTTAATTTGCAGGCTTTCGTCAACTATCTGGCTGACAACCAGTTACAGGCGATAGTCACCGAATTTGGAAGCGGCAAAAATGCGACAAGCTGTTCCGCGCCCCTGCAACAATTCATGCAGTATTTGCAAGATAATTCCTCAAAAGGCAAAAATTTCGGTTTTGCCGGCTGGACCATCTGGTCAACCGGTCATGGATGGGGAGGCTACAATCTGCGTGTCACTCCAGACTCTTACCACATGAATGTCCTCGGCAACTATCTCTAA
- a CDS encoding Y-family DNA polymerase, producing the protein MYALIDCNNFYASCERLFRPDLRQVPIIVLSSNDGCVIARSNEAKTLGVGMGEPFFKVRALCRQHQIQIFSSNFSLYGDLSSRVMQTIEATWPHVEIYSIDEAFLDLSTLPGKQRHRFCLELHGKLLRHTGIPTSIGIGPTRTLAKIANHIAKKMLQTPVFDVSDSPFFWLDKIPVGEVWGVGRKWSDKLIVMGIKTAGDLARADIALIRQRFSVVMQRTAYELRGLSCLTLDEGEPKKSILSSKSFGNLQTGYDDIAQAISNHTARAWEKMRRQKLTTHYLSVFVRSSPFRSDLPQYANNAGYRLVTPSDDLRHLTHCAKRCLQSIFKEGIYYQKAGVMLEELRPKEPTQADLFHHVSEAHRHKTERLMQIMETINDKFGRHSVRLAAEGHCRPWSLQAQIKSPAYTTRWSELPVVNTGDHVMIARIVTPPWKNT; encoded by the coding sequence ATGTATGCTCTGATTGACTGTAATAATTTTTACGCGTCCTGTGAGCGGCTTTTTCGTCCCGATCTACGCCAGGTACCGATTATCGTCCTCTCCAGTAACGATGGCTGTGTGATAGCCCGATCCAACGAAGCCAAAACATTGGGAGTCGGAATGGGAGAACCGTTTTTTAAAGTACGCGCCCTGTGCCGGCAGCATCAAATACAGATTTTTTCATCCAATTTCAGCCTGTATGGTGATTTATCAAGCCGGGTTATGCAAACCATAGAAGCCACCTGGCCTCATGTCGAGATATACTCCATTGATGAAGCCTTTCTTGATTTAAGCACGTTACCCGGGAAACAACGGCATCGCTTCTGCCTTGAATTGCACGGTAAACTATTACGTCATACCGGTATTCCGACATCCATTGGCATCGGACCAACCAGAACGCTGGCCAAGATTGCGAATCATATCGCCAAAAAAATGTTACAGACACCGGTATTTGATGTCAGTGATTCACCCTTTTTCTGGCTGGATAAAATTCCGGTGGGTGAGGTCTGGGGGGTGGGGCGCAAATGGTCTGACAAACTGATAGTAATGGGCATTAAAACCGCGGGTGATCTGGCACGCGCGGACATCGCACTGATACGCCAACGATTCAGTGTCGTGATGCAACGAACCGCCTATGAGTTGCGTGGTCTTTCCTGCCTTACCCTGGATGAAGGGGAGCCGAAAAAATCCATCCTGTCCTCCAAATCATTCGGCAATCTGCAAACCGGTTATGATGACATCGCCCAAGCCATCAGCAATCATACCGCAAGAGCCTGGGAGAAGATGCGCAGGCAGAAATTAACGACGCATTATTTATCGGTTTTTGTGCGATCCAGCCCGTTTCGTTCCGATTTACCACAATACGCCAACAACGCCGGCTACAGGCTTGTCACGCCGAGTGATGATTTACGTCATTTAACTCATTGTGCCAAACGTTGTCTGCAAAGTATTTTTAAAGAAGGGATTTACTACCAAAAAGCGGGGGTTATGCTGGAGGAATTGCGGCCCAAGGAGCCGACCCAGGCGGATCTGTTTCATCATGTCTCTGAGGCTCACCGACATAAAACGGAACGACTCATGCAAATAATGGAAACTATTAACGACAAATTCGGCCGCCACTCGGTTCGCCTGGCGGCCGAAGGCCATTGCAGACCATGGTCTTTGCAAGCGCAAATCAAGTCACCGGCCTATACAACCAGATGGTCTGAGCTGCCTGTCGTAAACACTGGCGATCATGTTATGATTGCGCGCATCGTAACACCACCATGGAAGAACACATGA
- a CDS encoding outer membrane protein, producing MYCHSRWYSWKTRLLNINLLLWISHASIAAHPLPVFLDDTLSLTGGIGYTTFPNPSDQQLSISPYVTDLLTNSRQHHIASYSFHAQKQLNIHGNHIHKIMLGPAFYYQTSHYSGDVWEMTLPEFYNYQYDFKSKNSVFLLESDIYLKPVAGKLFPFLTAGAGFSIAHTSYDDHALPDIPADSEIHWSRSRVKAVYELGAGLTIPVNTHWAFNLRYAYLNMGKVSTTMTPFQPVSINLNSQNVFFGINYSV from the coding sequence TTGTATTGTCACAGCCGATGGTATTCCTGGAAAACCAGACTATTAAACATCAATCTGTTGCTATGGATTAGTCACGCATCCATAGCAGCCCACCCTCTACCCGTATTCCTGGACGACACACTCTCATTGACCGGCGGCATAGGCTACACAACATTTCCCAACCCGTCGGATCAACAATTATCCATCAGCCCTTATGTCACCGATTTACTGACTAACTCTCGACAGCATCACATAGCCAGCTACAGTTTCCATGCTCAAAAACAGCTGAATATCCATGGTAATCATATCCATAAAATCATGCTGGGCCCTGCTTTTTATTATCAAACCAGCCATTACTCCGGCGACGTGTGGGAAATGACCCTGCCTGAGTTTTATAATTATCAATATGATTTTAAAAGCAAAAATTCCGTTTTTTTACTGGAAAGTGATATTTACCTGAAACCCGTTGCCGGGAAACTGTTTCCTTTTCTGACGGCAGGAGCCGGATTCAGCATTGCACACACAAGCTATGATGATCACGCGCTACCGGATATTCCTGCCGATAGCGAAATCCATTGGTCCCGCTCCCGCGTCAAGGCTGTCTACGAATTAGGCGCAGGGCTTACCATTCCGGTAAACACTCATTGGGCTTTCAATTTACGCTACGCTTATCTTAATATGGGCAAAGTATCTACCACCATGACACCGTTTCAACCTGTAAGTATCAATCTAAACAGTCAAAACGTGTTTTTTGGGATTAATTACTCCGTCTAG
- a CDS encoding Stealth CR1 domain-containing protein, which yields MSVNRNHARNAVDAVITWVDGYDEAHRKKLADYLRQHGMARPETAASTRYNQHDEITYCVRSILKFAPWIRNIYIVTDGQKPPVIDDLHSTPGADKIKLVDHQHIFRGYESYLPTFNSLTIASMLWRIEELADRFICFCDDFSIIRPVSPDDFFRGNKTVLRGQWKTHYEQYWYRKWVNALGKYRFWPARPSVPNDHRHVQENAARMVGYDRRLFYVPHVPFPLKKETLARYFEENPEYLTDNIAHPFRSREQFEIITLAHHLEIIQKQAIIDNHYFEVTVNPAHHPFAKITKKLSLAARNDCVKFVCVQSIDEATPETRTYLLNWLDERIKA from the coding sequence ATGAGCGTAAACAGGAATCATGCCCGGAATGCTGTGGATGCGGTAATTACCTGGGTGGATGGCTATGACGAGGCACACAGGAAAAAACTGGCTGATTATTTGCGTCAGCATGGTATGGCCCGTCCGGAAACGGCGGCATCGACACGGTACAACCAACACGATGAAATAACATATTGTGTGCGATCCATATTGAAATTTGCGCCCTGGATTCGCAATATCTATATTGTAACCGACGGCCAGAAACCTCCGGTCATCGACGATCTGCATTCCACGCCCGGCGCCGATAAAATCAAGCTGGTTGATCATCAACACATTTTTCGCGGTTACGAATCGTATTTACCGACGTTTAACAGTTTAACGATAGCCTCCATGTTATGGCGTATTGAAGAATTGGCTGACCGGTTCATTTGTTTTTGTGACGATTTTTCGATCATTCGACCGGTTAGTCCGGATGATTTTTTTCGCGGGAACAAAACGGTGTTACGCGGTCAATGGAAAACCCATTACGAGCAGTACTGGTATCGAAAATGGGTAAACGCGCTTGGGAAATACCGGTTTTGGCCTGCCAGACCTTCCGTACCTAATGATCATCGCCACGTCCAGGAAAACGCGGCTCGTATGGTTGGGTATGACCGGCGATTATTTTATGTTCCCCATGTCCCCTTTCCCCTGAAAAAAGAAACACTGGCTCGCTATTTTGAAGAAAATCCCGAATATTTAACAGATAACATCGCCCATCCTTTTCGGAGCCGGGAGCAATTTGAAATCATTACGCTGGCCCATCATCTGGAAATCATTCAGAAACAGGCGATCATCGACAACCACTATTTTGAGGTCACGGTCAATCCCGCCCACCATCCTTTCGCCAAAATTACAAAAAAACTGTCTCTGGCCGCTCGTAATGATTGTGTGAAATTCGTTTGTGTGCAAAGCATAGACGAGGCGACTCCGGAAACAAGGACGTATCTGCTGAATTGGCTTGATGAACGTATTAAAGCCTAG
- a CDS encoding mechanosensitive ion channel family protein has protein sequence MRPDKKAWFHQLLVVLIITGFLTLLCTVATAQSESNKEQSADEQPSAITNRIDIKPTARDEEIAKRLANILKATHWYDNAKVRVEDGVVFLKGQSKTEEHKKWAGNLARKTQDVVAVVNNIEIIRPASWYIQQIREGLQEQWQRILRGLPFFCFALVILFMAWLAGRMFSSYIKKTLRVRQIHPLLAQVISRGTQLFCFLIGLYLILQLFGLTTIALTVLGGTGVIGIILGIAFRDITENLLASVLLSMQNPFRNNDLVEVDGITGYVQKLTIRATVLMTQDGNEVQIPNATVYKSNICNFTTIANRREDFVIGIGYNDSISNAQGIAMRVLSHHPAILNDPEPWVLVETLSATTVDLRIYFWFDASEYHWRKLKSSIIRLVKRAFQDEGISLPGKELTVSFAENVPVELLEAQKISPKKEKGEASSKESGRIATNAEGGLRSEKADIEVQARQSRQTQQQGNLLNSSESGEDTDT, from the coding sequence ATGCGGCCAGACAAAAAGGCATGGTTTCATCAATTACTTGTCGTGTTGATTATTACCGGTTTCTTGACGCTGCTTTGCACAGTGGCAACGGCACAATCCGAATCAAACAAGGAACAATCCGCTGACGAGCAACCATCGGCTATTACCAATCGTATCGATATCAAACCCACGGCCCGCGATGAGGAAATCGCCAAACGCCTGGCCAACATACTCAAAGCCACCCACTGGTATGACAATGCAAAAGTACGGGTTGAAGACGGGGTGGTTTTTTTAAAAGGTCAATCCAAAACCGAAGAGCATAAAAAATGGGCGGGCAATCTGGCGCGCAAAACCCAGGATGTGGTTGCGGTTGTCAACAATATTGAAATCATCAGACCAGCCTCCTGGTATATCCAACAGATCAGGGAAGGGCTACAGGAGCAATGGCAACGTATTTTACGCGGTTTGCCTTTTTTTTGTTTTGCCCTGGTTATTCTGTTCATGGCATGGCTTGCGGGACGGATGTTTTCTTCCTATATCAAAAAAACCTTACGAGTCCGGCAAATACATCCCTTGCTTGCCCAGGTGATTTCCCGCGGCACCCAGTTATTCTGTTTTCTGATTGGACTTTATTTAATCCTGCAGTTATTTGGACTAACTACCATCGCCTTAACCGTCCTCGGCGGTACCGGCGTTATTGGTATCATTCTTGGCATTGCCTTTCGTGACATTACCGAAAATCTTTTAGCCAGCGTGTTATTGAGCATGCAAAACCCTTTTCGTAACAATGATCTTGTTGAAGTGGACGGGATAACCGGTTATGTGCAAAAACTTACCATTCGTGCCACCGTATTAATGACTCAGGATGGCAATGAAGTGCAAATACCCAACGCGACGGTTTACAAAAGCAATATCTGTAATTTTACGACCATTGCCAATCGTCGGGAGGATTTTGTCATCGGTATCGGTTATAACGATTCGATTTCGAACGCTCAAGGTATTGCCATGCGAGTCTTGAGCCACCATCCGGCCATTCTTAACGATCCGGAACCCTGGGTGCTGGTGGAAACCTTATCAGCCACTACCGTTGATTTGCGGATTTATTTCTGGTTCGATGCCAGTGAATATCATTGGAGAAAGCTGAAATCCTCCATCATCAGACTGGTGAAGCGCGCTTTTCAGGATGAAGGCATTTCTTTACCCGGCAAGGAGTTAACCGTGAGTTTCGCCGAAAACGTCCCGGTTGAACTGCTTGAAGCTCAAAAAATATCCCCTAAAAAGGAAAAAGGTGAAGCAAGTAGTAAGGAATCAGGCCGTATCGCCACCAACGCCGAAGGCGGATTACGCAGCGAAAAAGCAGACATTGAGGTTCAGGCACGCCAATCAAGACAAACGCAACAACAGGGCAATCTGTTAAATTCTTCCGAGTCAGGGGAAGATACCGATACATAA